The genomic DNA AGCTGATCTACTCCACAATCCAGCTGCTCCCCCAGCAGTCGGACAGCCCGCTGCTGTTCAGCTTTTCCCGGAGAAATCCCTCCTTCCAATCCCTTAAAAAAAACTACATGCAGAATCTGGGAATCCTGCTCACCTTTGCCGCACTGCTGGCTATATTCACAGCATGGGGATTGCAGAAAAGAATCCTCAAAGCCCTGAAGATGCTCACCAATTACGCCCGGAACGTCGGTTCCGGCGAGAGAAACACCAATTTTATCCCCGGTCAGGTCAAGGAATTCAACCAGCTCGGCCGGATGCTGGAAGATATGGTCTCAATGCTGGATGAAAACAGTGCCTATATATCCAAGCTGTTTTCATCCGCAAAAGCACCCATCATCAACTGCGATATTACCGGAACCATCCTTGATATGAACCCTGCTGCAGAGGATATTGTCGGCGTAGACAGTACCAAAGTCTGGAACAAAACACTGACCGCTTTTTTCCACAAGGACTTTCATGAAACTGTCGACAAGGCCCTTCATCAGGCTGTGCAGGGCAACCAGACCCCTGTTCTGGAACTGCCGCTCCACTCCGGTGACGGAAAAATAAAATACTTCATCTGGACCTTTTCCCCTGTACGCATGACCCCGGACAGAGACCCGGATTTTATTCTCCTGCAGGGACTGGATGTTACCGAAAGCAGGGATGCGGTAAAGAAAGCACACGAAAGCGAAGCAAGGCTGCGCCAGATCATCGACCTGCTTCCGCAGGAAATTTTCGCCAACGACCTTGAAGGTAAATTCCTGCTGGTCAACAGCATTAAAGCGGAAAAAATGGGTATTCCGGCTGAAGAAATTACCGGAAAATACCTGCCGGAGGTAATTGATAATCCCGTGGAGGTCACCCGGATCCTGGAAGATGACCGCATGGTCATTGATCGCAATGAAAAGCTGCTCACCGAAGAAAGCTTCCGGGACGAAGAACGCAACACCCACTGGATTGAAACCACCAGAGTTCCTTATATTTCAGCAGAAAACAACAATCCGGCCATCCTGACCATTTCTTCGGACATTTCCCGCATCAAGGAAGTGGAACAGGAAATGAAATCACTGAACCGGGAACTGGTGGAAAGGGTGGCCATGCGCACCACGGAACTGGAAAACGCCAACAGTGCCCTGCTCAAATCCATGGATGAACTGCGCCAGACTCAGGACAAGCTGGTTGAAACAGAAAAGATGGCCTCCCTCGGGGAACTGGTGGCCGGAGTGGCTCATGAGATCAATACTCCGCTGGGCATCAGTGTGACCAGCGCGTCTTTTATCAGGGAATTGACCGAGACCCTGCAGCACAGCTTTGAATCAGGTTCCATGAAAAGGTCGGATCTTGATAAATTCCTGAACACCAGCAGCGAAGCACTTGATAATATCATGAAAAATCTGGAACGCTCGGCCACGCTGATCAGCAACTTCAAACAGCTTGCCGTGGACCAGGCTTCGGATGATGTCAGGCAGGTCAATCTTTATGAGTACATACAGGGAATTCTGCTCTCGCTGAAGCCCAGATTCAAACAATACAGACACGAGCTTACTGTCGATTGCCCCAAAGGTATGGAGATCAATATTTCGCCGGGATCGCTCATGCAGGTCATCACCCATATTGTGACCAATTCCCTGACCCATGCCTTCCCGGACACTGACCAAGGCAAGATATCCATCACCGCTGCCGCCAGCAGAAACGGGGTAAAGCTGACTTTTGCCGACAACGGCATCGGCATGGGGACCGAACAGATGCTGAAAGTATTTGAACCTTTTTATACCACGGCCAGAAGCTCAGGGAACACCGGGCTGGGCATGCACCTTGTGTACAACATCGTGACCCGGGCACTTGGCGGAACCATTGAATGCAAAAGCATACCCGGCGAGGGGACAAGCTACGAAATATGGTTTCCGGAAGGGAAATAAAAATCAGCTGAGGTCGGTCCAGAGGACCATATTCCTGCCCCTGCGTTTGGCTTCATAAAGCATGGAATCTGCACCCACAGTCAAATCCTGCGCTTTGGCAAAGGTGGATGGAACCACAGTCACCCCGCCGAGGCTAACAGTGAGCACATTGCTTACAGATGAAAATTCGTGCTTAATTTCAAGCTCTGCAATCAGCACCCTAATCTTTTCGGCAAGATACCTGCCCCCGTCGGAATCAGTCTCCGGCAACAGGAGAACAAACTCCTCTCCACCGTAGCGGGCAGCCACATCTGAAGGACGTCCGACCTCAGCCTGCAAAACATCTGCGACCTTTTTGAGAACCTCGTCCCCGGCAGTGTGACCGTAGTTGTCATTGTACTGTTTGAAGCAATCCACATCGAGCATGGCAAGGGACATGTAATCCCCGGAACGGCTGCAACGACGCCACTCCCTTTCCAGTGCCAGCTCAAAACTCCTGCGGTTGGGCATCTCGGTCAGCCCGTCGAGATTGGCAAGCCCTTCCAGCAGTTTGCGCTGACGGGCGATTATAAGATGGTTCTTGACCCTCGCTTTTACAATGGGAGGATGAAAAGGCTTGCGTATATAATCCACTGCGCCCATCTCAAGCCCTCTGGCCTCATCATGCTCGGAATCAAGGGCGGTGATGAAAACAATCGGGATAGCCTTGGTTTCGTCACGGGATTTGATTTTGCGCAGGACTTCATAACCGTCCATTTCCGGCATCAGCACATCAAGCAGAACCAGATCAGGAGGATTTTCGGAATTTATCCGGTCAAGGGCCTGATTGCCGTTTTTAGCCAGCACAACCTTATAATCCTGCCGCAGCAAATCCGAAAGGACATTAAGATTCAACCGCTCATCATCAACAATCAGAATTTTAGCTTTCTCTTCCATTATTTATACCTGCTTTCCAACTTAATTCCGAGTTTATCCGCAATCAGTTCCAGCACAGCCAGCCCGTCATCAAAATCAAAATTCTCTATATGCCGGGTCAATTCTTCAAGCTGCTCTGCGTACTTTTCAAGATTGAAATGAACACGCAAGTCATTCAGCACATCGCCGGACTCAGCATCACCTTCAGCGAGCATAATATACAATTTGCTTATAAGATTAAAACTCTTTTCTTTATCAAACACATATTCACGTCTTTGCGGCGTCTCGAAAGAATCTATTTCTTCCAGCCCGTTAATCACTGTATCCAGTTCCGAAACAAGAGCATTCAGGTCATCGCCATAACCATCCTGAGCGTCGCCGCGCAGGTTCCCCTCAAGAGTTCGGCAGAACCCGTAAAGTCTATCTGCCCCTATGTTCCCGGCAATACCTTTCAAGGAATGAATCTTCATCAAAGCCTGTTCCAACCTCTCTCCGGAAAGCAGTTCTTCCAGTTCTTCAGCTAAATCGGCATAGCTTTCCCTGAATCCCAGCAGGACCTTCAGATACCCTTCCCGGTTCCCGCCTATGTTACGCAGTCCCCGCGCAGTGTCTATTCCGGGCAATCTCAGGGCAAACGGCTCTTCATCCTCGGTTGCACCGACATCCGGGACATAGGCCGCCTCTTCCATATTAAGATACTTACCCAGTGCCTTTTTCAACTCATCAGGATCAATGGGCTTGGTTAAATGCTCATCCATACCGGCCTCAAGGCTTTTTTCCCGGTCACCGGGCATGGCATGGGCGGTCATAGCCAGAATCGGCAGATTGCTGTAGCGGTCATCCGAACGGATAATCCTGGCAGCGGTAAGACCGTCCATCTCCGGCATCTGGATATCCATGAGCACAAGATTATATGCTTCCTCCGCAAGAACATCCAGAGCCTTGCGCCCGTTCCCGGCAACATCCACTTCCAAACCAAGCCCCTCAAGCATCCTCCGGGCGACCTGCTGGTTGAGTTCGTTATCTTCAACAACCAGCACCTTCGGAACTTTGCCCGCAAAATCCAGATCAAAATCAGTTTCGCAGACAGCTGCGGATAAAGCAGTGTCATCCGGGCTGTTAAGCTCATTGTGCAGGGCTTCATACAAGGAAAGACGCGTCACCGGACGGGATACAAAACCATCCACACCGACCTGCGCTGCTTCCTTGCGAAAAGATTCATCCACATTCACGGGAGCCATCATGATTATAGGAACATCCTCAAGCCCTGGCAGCCCTCTAATCAGGGCAACGCCATCCAGAACGGGAAGATCGGACAGTTTACCTGAAAGCAGAATAAGCCCCAAAGCCTCATCGGAGCTATGCTTTTCCAGCCGTGCAAGCGCACCGGAAGCCGAACTGTCCACCGCAACCCTGAAGCCTGCTTTTTCCATGGCTGAACGCACAAACTCGCGGGCCAGCATGTTGCTTTCCACAACCAGTGCCTTCGTTTCCTCTTTTACAACAGGCATGGGTATCTCTTTGTCTGCAACAACAGCAGGCAACGGCACGGTAAAATAAAACGAGCTGCCCATTCCCGGTTTACTTTCCACACTGACACTGCCGCCCATCAATTCCACAAGTGAACGGGCGATAGCCAGCCCCAGACCGGTTCCACCGTACTTACGGGTGGTTGATGCGTCCGCTTGGGTAAAAGAATTAAAAAGCTGTGAAATCTCGTCACTGCTCAGGCCGATACCGCTGTCCCTGACCGTAAACCTGATCCGCGGGTCGCCCTCACAATCATACTCACAGGCAACAATCAGATTTACTTCCCCGGAATCTGTAAATTTCACTGCATTATTGACAAGATTGGTCAACACCTGTTCAAGGCGCAAAGGATCGCCCTGCAAATAAAAAGGGACATCCGGATCTACGGAAAGGACAAAATCGATCCCCTTCAATTCGGCTT from Desulfovibrio sp. JC010 includes the following:
- a CDS encoding diguanylate cyclase, which codes for MEEKAKILIVDDERLNLNVLSDLLRQDYKVVLAKNGNQALDRINSENPPDLVLLDVLMPEMDGYEVLRKIKSRDETKAIPIVFITALDSEHDEARGLEMGAVDYIRKPFHPPIVKARVKNHLIIARQRKLLEGLANLDGLTEMPNRRSFELALEREWRRCSRSGDYMSLAMLDVDCFKQYNDNYGHTAGDEVLKKVADVLQAEVGRPSDVAARYGGEEFVLLLPETDSDGGRYLAEKIRVLIAELEIKHEFSSVSNVLTVSLGGVTVVPSTFAKAQDLTVGADSMLYEAKRRGRNMVLWTDLS
- a CDS encoding PAS domain S-box protein, with the translated sequence MKRIFKEPPGLTTQLLTPMLALVVVMGIFIFAWSFYLSKTTLENELSIDIDKTESIVSLSLNNTLEDIKDDLIEMTLDADFRGAIITGDSETLDQKLYEFMNSRQGYLLDVLTIYRDGRNWIEAGVIELPIVQLRNKFKNTMSTSPAWGYLSFRSLNNIRTMLVCAVPVFNEHTGEVSGVLYGGIDLNSNVSFIDRLKKVSSAINGALVSRHRLIISTSNPSKVAMKKLIDWTLDIQPGEFKIDEELIYSTIQLLPQQSDSPLLFSFSRRNPSFQSLKKNYMQNLGILLTFAALLAIFTAWGLQKRILKALKMLTNYARNVGSGERNTNFIPGQVKEFNQLGRMLEDMVSMLDENSAYISKLFSSAKAPIINCDITGTILDMNPAAEDIVGVDSTKVWNKTLTAFFHKDFHETVDKALHQAVQGNQTPVLELPLHSGDGKIKYFIWTFSPVRMTPDRDPDFILLQGLDVTESRDAVKKAHESEARLRQIIDLLPQEIFANDLEGKFLLVNSIKAEKMGIPAEEITGKYLPEVIDNPVEVTRILEDDRMVIDRNEKLLTEESFRDEERNTHWIETTRVPYISAENNNPAILTISSDISRIKEVEQEMKSLNRELVERVAMRTTELENANSALLKSMDELRQTQDKLVETEKMASLGELVAGVAHEINTPLGISVTSASFIRELTETLQHSFESGSMKRSDLDKFLNTSSEALDNIMKNLERSATLISNFKQLAVDQASDDVRQVNLYEYIQGILLSLKPRFKQYRHELTVDCPKGMEINISPGSLMQVITHIVTNSLTHAFPDTDQGKISITAAASRNGVKLTFADNGIGMGTEQMLKVFEPFYTTARSSGNTGLGMHLVYNIVTRALGGTIECKSIPGEGTSYEIWFPEGK